The following coding sequences lie in one Thalassoglobus polymorphus genomic window:
- a CDS encoding sugar phosphate isomerase/epimerase family protein — protein MQLGLINSAWAQAGRETTWGIQKTKEIGFDSIDIFTDPLDIDVRERRLIKDECDRVELPIRSVCCVAAGLIDFNPSVQQFHIDRCKSFLDLVYEYQADNLLLVLGEYIWNQEVIPPEEQWQLGIESCMELANHAEDLGVKIALELEPFPLSMLNSIDKMVEFIDEVNHKVVGANIDISHLHLAGVAADEISKLQGKTHHVHISDCDGKKHGDLPPGQGVVDFLPYLKEIKNLKIDGAVSIELEYSPEPDKIEEWVREAYESTDKLMREAGLRD, from the coding sequence ATGCAACTCGGACTCATCAACTCTGCCTGGGCACAAGCTGGTCGTGAAACGACTTGGGGAATTCAAAAAACCAAGGAAATCGGATTTGATTCGATTGATATCTTCACAGACCCACTTGATATCGATGTTCGTGAGCGGCGATTGATCAAAGACGAATGTGACCGCGTTGAACTGCCGATTCGTTCGGTTTGCTGCGTGGCGGCAGGGTTAATCGACTTTAACCCAAGCGTCCAGCAGTTTCATATCGATCGCTGCAAGTCTTTCCTCGATCTCGTGTACGAATATCAGGCCGACAACCTGCTTCTGGTTCTCGGTGAGTACATCTGGAATCAGGAAGTGATTCCCCCCGAGGAACAATGGCAACTGGGCATTGAAAGTTGTATGGAGCTGGCGAACCACGCTGAAGACCTTGGTGTGAAGATTGCCCTCGAACTCGAACCGTTCCCGCTCTCAATGCTTAACAGCATCGACAAGATGGTTGAGTTCATTGATGAAGTGAATCATAAAGTCGTCGGGGCAAATATTGATATTTCTCACCTGCACCTGGCTGGTGTCGCAGCTGATGAAATCTCCAAACTCCAAGGGAAAACACACCACGTTCATATCTCAGATTGCGACGGAAAAAAACATGGTGACCTTCCACCGGGACAAGGGGTCGTGGACTTTCTTCCTTACCTGAAAGAAATTAAAAACCTGAAAATTGACGGGGCCGTCTCGATTGAACTGGAGTACTCGCCCGAGCCAGATAAAATCGAAGAATGGGTTCGAGAAGCTTACGAATCGACTGACAAACTGATGCGGGAAGCTGGACTACGCGATTAG
- the fbaA gene encoding class II fructose-bisphosphate aldolase has product MPVATPKQYAAMIDAAQQGDYAYPAVNITSLTTINAALKGFADKGSDGIIQMSTGGGKFASGLNVGDEVLGSIVLAEAIHRLAERYDILVGIHTDHCPPTAVDSFLKPLIQATADRRAAGQGNLFQSHMLDASNLPLEENMALSKDLLKLCVENEIILEIEAGIVGGEEDGAAGADMENVPDDKLYTTPEDMVAVHEALSGIGRFLFAATFGNVHGHYKPGSVTLRPDILKSGQEAVIAKYGKEAAFDLVFHGGSGTPRHELEETLAYGVVKMNIDTDTQYAFTRPVVGHMFENYAGVLKIDGEVGNKKVYDPRSYLKKAEQGVADRLGQACDDLHSTGKSIFGKV; this is encoded by the coding sequence ATGCCAGTCGCAACACCAAAACAGTATGCAGCGATGATCGATGCTGCTCAACAAGGTGATTACGCCTACCCGGCAGTCAACATCACATCTTTGACAACAATCAATGCTGCGTTGAAGGGATTTGCTGACAAAGGGTCCGATGGAATTATCCAAATGTCGACCGGTGGCGGAAAATTCGCATCGGGACTGAACGTTGGGGACGAAGTTCTCGGAAGCATCGTTTTGGCAGAAGCGATTCATCGTCTCGCTGAACGCTACGACATCCTCGTCGGGATTCACACAGACCACTGTCCGCCAACCGCTGTGGACAGCTTTCTGAAGCCGTTGATTCAGGCAACTGCCGATCGCCGAGCCGCAGGACAAGGGAACTTGTTCCAGTCGCATATGTTGGACGCATCGAACCTGCCACTCGAAGAAAACATGGCTCTCTCGAAAGACCTGCTCAAATTGTGTGTTGAGAACGAAATCATTCTCGAAATCGAAGCAGGAATCGTTGGCGGTGAAGAAGATGGGGCAGCTGGAGCCGACATGGAAAATGTTCCAGATGACAAACTCTACACCACTCCAGAAGATATGGTCGCTGTCCACGAAGCGCTCAGCGGCATCGGTCGTTTCCTCTTCGCAGCGACTTTCGGAAACGTTCATGGTCACTACAAGCCAGGGTCTGTCACTTTGCGACCAGACATCCTGAAGAGTGGACAGGAAGCAGTGATTGCCAAATACGGCAAAGAGGCAGCGTTCGATCTTGTCTTCCATGGCGGGTCCGGAACTCCTCGTCACGAGCTGGAAGAAACGCTCGCTTACGGTGTTGTGAAAATGAACATCGACACCGACACTCAATATGCATTCACACGACCAGTCGTCGGGCATATGTTTGAGAATTACGCTGGAGTTCTGAAAATCGACGGCGAAGTTGGGAACAAAAAAGTTTACGATCCTCGTTCGTACTTGAAAAAAGCTGAACAGGGTGTTGCCGATCGACTGGGGCAAGCCTGTGACGATTTACACTCAACCGGAAAGTCGATTTTTGGAAAAGTTTGA